The nucleotide sequence AATGCCGAGGGTGAACAGAATCCTCTCCCTCAGCTCCTTGACTTTAAAGATGTTCTGTATTTTTTCGATCACTTGACGATTTCTACCTTCCCTCCAGCGGCGGTCACCTTGTCGATCGCCGACTGGGACGCAGCGTGCACCTTAATCGTCACGTTTTTCTTCAATTCACCGTTACCGAGAACCTTGACCGGCAGGTTCAGGGACTTGATCAGCTTGGCCTGGTGGAGCGCCGCGAGGGTGATCTCACCGCCAGACGCGAACTTGCGGTCGATATCAGCGACATTGACAACCTGATATTCGACGCGGGTGTAGTTGCGGAAGCCGCGCTTGGGGAGGCGCCGGACGAGCGGCATCTGACCGCCTTCGTGCCAGGCTTTATACTTGAAGCCGGCGCGGGCGCGAGCGCCCTTGCCGCCGCGGGTGGACTGCTCGCCCAACCCGGAGCCGGGGCCGCGGCCGACGCGTTTGCGACTGGTAGTGGAACCGGCGGGCTTTTTGAGTTCGTTGAGTTTCATCCTACAGTTCCTCCACCTTGAGCAGATACGAAATCGACTTGACCATGCCGCGGATCTGCGGCGTGTCCTGCTTGATCACGGAGTGATGCAGTTTGCGCAGGCCGAGGGCAGCGACGGTGTCGCGGTGCGCCTGGATATGGCCGGACAGTCCTTTGACCAGCGTGATTTTGAGTTGCTTGGCCATGAGCGACTACGCCTCCACCTCGCGGTAGCTGCGCTGTTCCTCGCGGGTGCGCAGGCGCAACAGGCCGTCCATGGTCGCCTTGACGACGTTGTGCGGGCTGGTGGAACCGAGCGACTTGGTGAGGATATCCTGGACGCCGGCGGCGTCGAGGATGGCGCGGACGGTGCCGCCGGCGATGACGCCGGTACCGGGGGAAGCCGGTTTGAGGAGCAC is from Candidatus Zixiibacteriota bacterium and encodes:
- the rplO gene encoding 50S ribosomal protein L15, which encodes MKLNELKKPAGSTTSRKRVGRGPGSGLGEQSTRGGKGARARAGFKYKAWHEGGQMPLVRRLPKRGFRNYTRVEYQVVNVADIDRKFASGGEITLAALHQAKLIKSLNLPVKVLGNGELKKNVTIKVHAASQSAIDKVTAAGGKVEIVK
- the rpmD gene encoding 50S ribosomal protein L30, coding for MAKQLKITLVKGLSGHIQAHRDTVAALGLRKLHHSVIKQDTPQIRGMVKSISYLLKVEEL